A single Ciona intestinalis chromosome 14, KH, whole genome shotgun sequence DNA region contains:
- the LOC100181317 gene encoding uncharacterized protein LOC100181317, producing the protein MVVTTEMDDSNDYEIPISFKKEENAPPDDDADFVDVENLKLWSPEDNPVSNDQKPRKGISTNHIERFGGTLPSPGRNLEPTVIPRSVSFASKLTNSVNRPTNTAKPERAFVTSTKRQNDAFAYVIDSVDTTSQPGSISSCFSGSHGNLLKLKQSRERNKINRSRTVGEADYKRKVTTDFSATRGHSFSCAAPSNGKLTIDDDLCSLENSEIYTAVSLAGTLTRNAAPSKFKWRWNKYKKLYVIIGVMGVLLVISTTAAVVLAILRC; encoded by the exons ATGGTCGTCACGACCGAAATGGATGATTCCAACGATTATGAAATTCCgatatcttttaaaaaagaagaaaatgcTCCACCAGACGATGACGCAGACTTTGTTGACGTGGAGAATTTAAAGTTATGGTCACCGGAG GATAACCCCGTTTCTAATGATCAGAAGCCAAGAAAGGGAATATCTACAAATCACATAGAGAG GTTTGGTGGTACACTGCCGTCGCCCGGACGAAATTTAGAGCCCACTGTTATACCGAGATCGGTGTCATTTGCTTCAAAACTTACG AATAGCGTGAATCGTCCAACGAATACAGCGAAACCTGAAAGagcgtttgtgacgtcaacTAAACGACAAAATGACGCGTTTGCCTACGTCATCGATTCAGTTGATACTACGTCACAACCCGGAAGTATTTCGTCATGCTTTTCCGGTTCACACGGAAAcctgttaaaattaaaacaatcaagAG AAAGGAATAAAATCAACAGAAGCAGAACAGTCGGAGAAGCTGATTATAAAAGAAAAGTGACAAC ggaTTTCAGCGCAACTCGTGGTCACTCCTTCAGCTGCGCAGCGCCGTCTAACGGGAAACTAACTATAGACGATGATCTGTGTTCGTTGGAAAATAGCGAGATTTACACAGCTGTTAGTTTAGCAG GAACACTAACTCGCAATGCTGCACCATCAAAGTTTAAATGGCGATGGAACAAATATAAGAAGTTGTACGTCATCATTGGGGTGATGGGTGTACTTCTCGTTATCTCTACCACAGCAGCGGTTGTGCTGGCAATCCTAAGATGCTGA